In the genome of Amphiura filiformis chromosome 4, Afil_fr2py, whole genome shotgun sequence, one region contains:
- the LOC140150673 gene encoding ras-related protein Rab-18-like: MDDDDVLTTLKILIIGESGVGKSSLLLRFTDDTFDPDQAATIGVDFKVKTLSVDGNTAKLAIWDTAGQERFRTLTPSYYRGAQGVILVYDVSNQSTFQKLDQWLNELDTYSTKSEVVKMLVANKIDKDKREVTREQGLRFARKHSMLFIECSAKTKDGVQCAFEELVEKIIQTPGLWESDSQQRGGVTLSDQAGAAIGGCGGYCSLI, encoded by the exons atggacGACGACGATGTTCTTACTACTCTAAAGATTCTAATAATTGGAGAAAGTGGAGTGGGAAAGTCCAG TTTGCTACTACGATTTACTGATGACACCTTTGACCCTGATCAGGCTGCAACAATAG GTGTGGATTTCAAAGTGAAAACTTTATCAGTAGATGGAAATACAGCCAAATTGGCAATCTGG GACACAGCAGGACAGGAGAGATTCAGGACACTCACACCTAGTTATTACAGAGGAGCACAAGGGGTTATATTAG TTTATGATGTTAGCAACCAAtcaaccttccaaaaattagacCAATGGCTAAATGAACTAGATACATATTCAACTAAAAGTGAAGTTGTAAAGATGCTGGTAGCAAATAAAATAGACAAG GATAAAAGAGAAGTGACAAGAGAACAAGGTCTTCGCTTTGCTAGGAAACACTCCATGTTATTTATTGAATGTAGTGCAAAAACAAAAGATGGCGTACAATGTGCATTTGAAGAATTAGTTGAAAAG ATAATCCAAACCCCAGGTCTATGGGAGAGTGACTCACAACAAAGGGGTGGTGTTACGCTATCAGACCAAGCCGGAGCAGCCATCGGAGGCTGTGGCGGATACTGCAGTCTAATATGA